Genomic segment of Cronobacter dublinensis subsp. dublinensis LMG 23823:
GGCGCCGAACGGATCGACATGCGTAACGTCCTGGCCGAGCGGCAGCAGGAACCACAACCCCAGCACGGCGAGGATGACCCAGAGGAAATCCACCGGACGGCGCGAGCCGAACAGCGCCACCGCGAGCGGGCCGGTAAACTCCAGCGCGACGGCGATGCCGAGCGGCACGGTGCGAATCGACAAATAAAAGAGATAGTTCATCGCGCCAAGCGCCAGCCCGTAAACCAGCAGCGGCATCCGCTGGCTGCGGGTAAAGCGCAGCCGCCAGGGCTTAAATACCACGGCCAGAATAAGCGTGCCGAGCGCCAGACGTAGCGCGGTCACGCCGGGCGCGCCCACCAGCGGGAAGAGGGATTTGGCGAGCGACGCGCCGCTTTGAATAGAGGTCATGGCGATGATCAGCACCACCACGGGCAGCCAGAGGGGAGTTTTACGGGATAACGTCGGCATCCTGCGCACCTGCAAAAGTTAACGATAAGTAAACGCGATAGCTTACTGTATTTACCTGCCGGGTGGTTGAGCAATCATTGAAAAACGCACCGGGAATTGCGGTTATCATACGAGGGTTAGCGCAAAAAACGCGCAGTCGCGTTTAGGAATTATCCGGATGCAGGTGCGCGCTGGCAGAGGCCATAATCTTTGCCGCCCGTTAAAATCCAGTGTTTTTAGCAGGATAGACGCAGGCGGAAACGTTCTGTTACAGGAAAGACTGGGTTAGACAACGTGAACAACAAAGAGTTTCCTGCTGGGTTTTGATATATTTAAATCTTAGGACTTACTTGAAGCACATTTGAGGTGGTTATGAAAAAAATTGCATGTCTTTCAGCACTGGCTTGTGTTCTGGCCGTTTCCGCAGGTTCTGCTGTTGCTGGCACCGCTACCGTTACCGGTGGCTACGCTCAGAGCGACGCGCAGGGCGTGATGAACAAAATGAACGGTTTCAACCTGAAATACCGCTATGAGTTCGACGACACCAACCCGCTGGGCGTGATCAGCTCCTTTACTTACACCGAAAAAGATCGCACCGAAGACGGCATCTACAACAAAGGCCAGTACTACGGCATCACCGCAGGTCCGGCTTACCGTCTGAACGACTGGGCGAGCATCTACGGCGTAGTGGGTGTTGGCTACGGTAAAGCTCAGGCTACCGCTGACGGCGACAAAGCTGATACCAGCGATTACGGCTTCTCCTACGGTGCAGGCCTGCAGTTCAACCCGGTTCAGGACGTTGCCCTGGACTTCTCCTACGAGCAGAGCCGCATCCGTAACACCGACGTTGGCACCTGGATCGCAGGCGTGGGTTACCGCTTCTAATCACTCCGGTGATAAAAAATCCGCCCACGGGCGGATTTTTTTTATCTGCGTATCGCCTCAGCGCGTGCGCGTCTCGAAAAGATCGGAACCCAGGTGATCATAGCTCACCTTATTGAGTTTAAAGTTGGTTACGTAAACCGGCCCCGCCTTTTGCCCGGATACAAATTTATATTTCGGCGCTATCTCTTTGACTTTAATGCCCGTCCACTGCGCAAAAAAGCTCAGGAAATCATTGGCTGAGCGGCGCGCTTTAATCACGCGGTGCGATTTATCGTCACTCGACAACACCATAAACGGCACCTGGAAATTTTGCTGGAATTTATCGTCATGCGCCAGGTACTGCACTGCCTTACCACGCTCTTTAAAAGCGAGGCCGTGGTCGGAGAAATAGACCAGCGAGAAGCTCTGACCGCTGTTTTGCAGCTGCTGGTAGAGCTGACTTAACAGGTCATCGGTCTGACGAATGCTGTAGAGGTAGCATGACGTCTCTTTCGACTGCACGAAGGTTTCATACTTGCCCTGCGTGCGATCGCACGCCTGCGGATGCGAGCCCATCAGATGCAGCACGATAAGCTGCGGCTGAGGGCGCTGCGTCGCCAGCACCTGGGCGGTCATCTTCAGCAGGGCCTCGTCGCGGGTATTTTTATCCGCCTCGAAATCGCCGCTTTTTAAGAACTGCACTTCATCGGCGCGTCGGGCGATACTCGCAATCGCCGTGTCATATTCGCCAATCTGCCCCTGATTGGAGAACCACCAGGTCTGGAAACCGGCGCGGTTGGCGAGCGTGACGAAGTTATCCTGATACTGCGGCTGATTATCCACCACCCGGTTGAGCGTCAGGCCGAGCGATTTTTGCGTCGAGCCGCTGGCGGCGATGTAATCGGTAAAGAGATAGCCGTTAACGCGGCTGGCGAACGGGCTGTTATCCCAGTGACCGCCGAAGGCGCCCACCGCGTCGCGGCGCACGCTTTCGCCGATCACCACCACATAGGTGTGATATTTCGGCGCGACCGCGAGCACATTCCACGAATCTTTAATTTTCGATAGCGCCTCCATGCGTTGCTGTTCATCCAGCACCTCATGGTTATTCACCACCACATCTTTCACGAAACGAAACACCGGGTAGCCGCTGTCTTTCAGCGCAAACACGCCGCCGTAAAGCTGGTTCTGCACCGGTGTGACGAAAAAGCTCACGATGCTTATGGCAAGGCAAAGGCTGTCGAACGGCTGCCAGCGGCGGGCTGCAGCGGGCGTGCGGCGCAGCGCGATAATGCCGAGCGTAAAAATAAACAGCGACACCAGATAGCTGTACCAGGGGAAAATGGTCAGCAGCTCCGTCGACTCTTCCATATTGGTGGCGTGCAGCGCCAGCAGCGTGTTGAAGTTCGGCGCGCCGTAGGTCTGGCCGAACGGGAAATAGAGACCGGCCACCAGGGTGCAGACCGCCAGCAGGACTTTTTGTACGCGCGGCGCGCTTTTCCACAGCAGCAGCAGCACGCAGCAAAACGCGACGGCGTACAGCAGGCTGAATTCATAACCCAGAGCGACATTAATTAATAACGATTGCAGAAAATAGAAGCCAATCCACGGATCGAGAGCGATGCCGCGTGCAGCAAGAGTATTTTTGAGCGTTAGATTCATAGTACGGATTCAACGAAACGCCATGCGCAAACCCTGGCGTCAAAGGTATTCGCCCGCCAGACGAGTGCTGGACCAGAAGGGAGAGGGATCCGCATTCGGGGTCGTCGTAAGGGCAGGGCTGCAAGAAGATAGAGCCGCGCGGCAATAATAGCAACGGGGGGATATCAACTAGTTTGCGAGAAAGGCTGCAAATATTGCTAAAAGAAGCGGTAAAGCCAACGTGAGGAGCGCCAGGGCTCAGAATAACGCAGAATAATGAAGAAAAAATGACAAACGCCGGGGGCAGCAGGCCGGTTATTTCTGCCCGTGCTCATCCTGCCCCGGCTGGGGTTTCGGGTTAAACATATCGCACAGCATATTCAGCAGCCGCAGCCGCACCTGGAAAGGGGAGTGAGTAAACACGCGCATACACCTCATTACTTCGTTCATAACACACCTCCGCGTCTTAGCCCGAAAACCGCATGGCTGTTCGCATTACATACAGATATAGCACAGGCTATGTTGTATAGCTATGGCTAACACGTTAATTTTTTGTGCTCGCACCGCTGTGGTTTACAATGGCCCGAAAACAGCGTTAACCGTATCGCGCCACTGTAATGAGGAAGCAAAATGAGCCGTCAGGCAGGTAAGCAGAGCAGCATGAAAGTGACGCAGCTGGTCAATGTCGAAGAGCATGTTGAAGGGTTTCGCCAGGTGCGTGAAGCCCACCGGCGCGAGCTTATCGACGACTACGTCGAGCTGATTTCCGATCTCATTCGCGAGGTGGGCGAAGCGCGTCAGGTGGATATGGCCGCGCGTCTTGGCGTGTCGCAGCCCACCGTCGCTAAAATGCTCAAGCGTCTCGCGACCGTCGGCCTGATTGAGCAGATCCCCTGGCGCGGCGTATTTTTAACGCCGGAAGGCGAAAAGCTCGCGCAGCAGAGCCGCGAGCGTCACCAGATTGTCGAAAATTTTCTGCTGGCGCTGGGCGTTAACCCCGATACCGCCCGTCGCGATGCTGAAGGGATGGAGCACCACGTCAGCGAAGAGACGCTTGCCGTCTTTCGTCGTTTCAGCCAGCAAAACGGGTTTGAATAATCATGTTACGTCGCCTCGCGCGTCCTTTTCTTCACGACCGGTTTTTCCAGCTGTTACTGATAACCGGCGCGATACTCTGCTTTTTTGTGCCTTTCGCGCCGCGCGAGTGGCCGCAGGCCGTGGACTGGCGCACCATTATTACCCTTGCCGGGCTGATGATGCTGACGAAAGGCGTGGAACTCAGCGGCTATTTTGACGTGCTGGGCCGCCGCCTTGTGCGCCGCTTCACCACAGAGCGCAGCCTGGCCCTGTTTCTGGTCTGCGCCGCCGCGCTTCTCTCGACCTTTTTAACCAACGACGTGGCGCTTTTTATCGTGGTGCCGCTGACGCTGACGCTTAAAAAACTCTGCGCCATTCCGGTTAACCGCCTCATTATCTTTGAAGCGCTGGCGGTGAACGCCGGTTCGCTGCTCACGCCCATCGGCAACCCGCAAAATATCTTGCTGTGGGGCCGCTCCGGTCTCGCGTTCGGGGAATTCATTGTGCATATGGCGCCGCTCGCGCTGGCGCTGATGGCGAGCCTGCTGGTGCTCTGCTGGTTTTGCTTCCCGGCGAAAGCGCTGCATTACCAGTCGCACGATAAAGCGCACGACTGGCAGCCGCGCCTGGTCTGGTGCTGTCTCGCGCTCTATATCGTGTTCTTAACCGCGCTGGAGCTGGAGTTTGCGCTGTGGGGACTGGCGCTTGTGGCCGCCGGGTTTTTACTGCTGGCGCGCCGGGTGCTGATTAGCATCGACTGGAGCCTGCTGCTGGTCTTCGTGGCGATGTTTATTGATGTGCATCTGCTAACGCAACTGCCCGCGCTCACCGCCAGCCTGCATCACGTCGCGCAGCTGCCGCCGGCGGGGCTTTACGCGCTCGGCATTGGGCTGTCGCAGTTTATCAGCAACGTGCCCGCGACCATTTTGCTGCTTAACTATGTGCCGCCGACCACGCTGCTTGCCTGGGCGGTTAACATCGGCGGATTCGGGCTGCTGCCCGGTTCGCTTGCCAATCTCATCGCGCTGCGGATGGCTGCCGATCGCCGCATCTGGTGGCGCTTTCATCTCTACTCGTTGCCGCTGCTAATCTGGTCGGCAGTGGTGGGTTATGCGCTGTTGTGGGGGCTCTTTCTCAGATAATGCTAATTTGTCAGTTTTTCCTGGCAAATGTATAGACTGCTCCTAAGTTTAGTAAACGGTATTTTGTGATGTTTTTAACTTACAGGACTGTTGCTGAACTATGGCGGAAAATCACAATAACAACGCTGACGAAGAGAAACGTCAGGAGCAGGGCGACGATACCAGCAAAGGCAAGGATAACGGCAAGGCGCAAGGTGAAACGCGCAAGCGCCCCGGCAAGAAACCGCTGATTATTCTCGGCGTCGTGGTCATTATTATGGTAATTGGCGCCCTTATCTGGTGGCTGATGACCCGCAATCTTGAAACCACCGACGATGCCTTTATTGAAGGCGATGCCGTCACCGTCGCGCCGAAAGTGGCAGGCTACGTTACCGAACTGCGCGTTAAAGATAACCAGCGGGTGAAAAAAGGCGACCTGCTGGTGGTTATCGACCCGCGTGACGCCACCGCCCAGCGCGACCAGGCCCGCGCGCAGCTGTCACTCGCGCAGTCGCAATTGCATCAGGCGCAGGCGCAGCTGGCGCTTGCCAGAGTGCAGTATCCGGCCCAGCGCGATCAGGCGAAAGCGCAGGTGCTGCGCGCCGAGGCGGAGCTTGCCAACGCGCGCGCCGAATATCAGCGCCAGCGCGGCGTTGACCCTCGCGCCACCTCAAAACAAAACATCGACGCCGCCAGCGCCCAGCTGCGCAGCGCCGAGGCGGGGCTTGCCAATGCGAAAGCGCAGCTGGAAGTCGCCGAACAGGTGCAGCTGCAAATCCGTCAGCAGGAAACCAACGTCGAGGCCCGCGAAAGCCAGGTGGCCCAGGCGCGCGCGCAGTTACAGACGGCCGAGCTGAACCTTTCCTATACCGAAGTCCGCGCGCCGTTTGACGGCTTCGTCACCAAACGCAACGTCCAGAACGGCACGCTGGTGCAGGCGGGCAGCGCGCTCTTCTCGCTGGTGTCGCCCGAGATTTGGGTGGTGGCGAACTTCAAAGAGTCGCAGCTTGAGCGTATGCGCCCTGGCGATAAAGTCGCGGTTTCCGTAGACGCCTTCCCGGATCTCGAACTCGAAGGCCATGTGGAGAGCATTCAGCAGGGCAGCGGTTCGCGCTTCTCGGCGTTTCCGGCGGAAAACGCCACCGGCAACTTTGTGAAAATCGTCCAGCGCGTGCCGGTGAAAATCGTCATCGATAAAGGACTTGAGCATTGGGACCAGCCGCTGCCGCTCGGGCTGTCGGTCGAGCCTGAGGTGACGGTGGAATGAGCGAGCAGGCCCACAGCGGCTGGCGCCCGGCCAGCAACCCCTGGTCCGTCGCGATAGTCGTTACTATCGCGGTGTTTATGGAAATTCTCGACACCACGATTGTTAACGTGGCGCTGCCGCACATCGCCGGTTCGCTGTCGTCGAGCTATTCCGAATCGACGTGGGTCCTGACGTCTTATCTGGTAGCGAACGGCATCGTGCTGCCGCTGTCGGCGTTTTTCAGCCGCCTGTTCGGGCGCAAGCAGTTTTTCCTGATTTGCATCGTGATGTTTACCGTCTGCTCGTTCCTCTGCGGTATCGCCACAGAGCTGTGGCAAATCATCCTGTTTCGTATCCTGCAGGGCTTTTTCGGCGGCGGCCTCCAGCCGACGCAGCAGTCGGTACTGCTCGATTACTTCAAGCCGGAAGATCGCGGCAAGGCATTCGGGCTCTCGTCGATAGCGATTATCGTCGCGCCGGTGCTCGGCCCGACGCTCGGCGGCTGGATAACCGATAACTACTCCTGGCGCTGGGTTTTCTTCATCAATATCCCGGTCGGGATCGTCTGCGTGCTGGCGGTTTACCAGCTGCTGGAAGATCCGCCATGGGAGAAAAAATCGGAAGAGAAAATCCCCGTGGACTGGACCGGTATCGGGCTTATCGCGCTCGGGCTCGGCTGTTTGCAGGTGATGCTCGACCGCGGCGAAGACGAGGACTGGTTCGCTTCTGATTTCATCCGCACCTTCGCGGTGTTAACGTTTATCGGCATCATCGGCGCGATTTACTGGCTTATCTACACCCGCCGCCCGGTGGTGGATCTGCACTGCGTGCGCGATAAAAACTTTGCGGTTTCCAGCGTGTTAATGGCGGGCATGGCGCTCATCCTCTACGGCAGCTCGGTGGTTATCCCGCAGCTCGCGCAGCAGGATCTCGGCTATACCGCCACCTGGTCGGGGCTTATTCTCTCGCCCGGCGCGGTGCTGATCGTCTTTACTATCCCGATAGTCCTGAAGCTGATGCCGCTGGTGCAGACGCGCTGGATAATTGCGTTCGGCTTTTTGTGCCTCGGCGTCTCGTTTTTCTGGTCGCGCAACCTGGTGCCGAACGTCGATTTTGAAACGCTGGTGCTGATGCGCAGCGCGCAGTCGATCGGGCTCGGCTTTCTGTTTGTGCCGCTCACGACCATTGCGTTTATCACCATTCCCCAGCGGCTGAACGCCGACGCGGCGGCGCTCTTTACCATGTTCCGCAACGTGGCCGGGTCGATAGGCATTTCGCTCTCCACCGCCGCCATCACCGAGCGCGCGCAGGTGCAGAGCGCCCATCTCAGCACGCATATGACGCCGTTTGACGAACAGTTCCAGCAGGCGGTACGCAGCGGCGCCGAGGCGGTGCGCAACTTCACGGCGCAGCTTGGCGACCCGACCGGCATCGCCACCGGGCAGCTTTATAAAACGATGATTGCCCAGTCGCGCATCCTCGCTTACGTCGATGTGTTCACGATGCTGAGCGTGGTGGCGATTTTACTGATTCCGTTTTGTTTACTGCTTTCGCCGATCAAGAGCGAAGGCTCCGCAGGAGCACATTGATATGTACGGAAGAGTGACCTTCCCCCTGAGTCTGACGGCGCTGGCGCTGCTGCTGGCTGGCTGCGCGGTCGGCCCGGATTACCGCGCGCCCGAGCCCGTGACGCCGGGCGCTTTCGGCGAAACCGCCCGGCAGAATGCGCCGGATGTCGCCTCAAAAGCGCGCAGCACCGCGCCCGACCCGCGCTGGTGGCGCACGTTTAACTCGCCGCAGCTCGACAGCCTGATTGAGCGCGCGATCGCTGGTAACTTATCGCTCCAGCAAACCGTGCTGCGTATCGCCGGCGCTCGCGAGCAGATAAACCAGGCGGGCGGCGCGTTTTTCCCGGCGGTGAACGGCAACGTGCGCGCCACGCGCCAGCAGCTCGGACTGGAAGGCGAGCTGAAATCGCATGACGTTTATGGCCAGCTTGACGCGGTCGACCCGCAAATCAGCTCCGCGCTCGGCCCGCTGACGCAGCCGATTAACCTTTACCAGGGCAGTTTTGACGCGCAGTGGGAAATCGACCTGTGGGGCAAAGTGCGCCGTCAGGTCGAGGCGGCGGACGCGCAGCAGAAGGCGGCGATTGAGCAGCGCAACGACGCGCTGGTCTCGCTGGAGGCTGAAGTGGCGCGCGCCTGGCTACAACTGCGCGGCGCGCAGAGCATTCTCGCGACAATGAATGAACAGATAGCCTCGGCGCAGCAGACGCTGGAGCTGACCGAAAGCCGCCAGCGCAGCGGGCTGTCGCCGCAGCTGGATGTGGAAAACGCCCGCGCGCAGCTCGGCACGTTGCAGGCGCAGCTGCCGCAGTATCAGGCGCAGGAGCGCCAGGCGATGAACGGGCTGGCAGTGCTGCTCGGCAAACCGCCCGGCGCGCTCGATGCCGAACTGCGCGCGGCGCAACCGCTGCCAAACCTGCCGGAGATTGTGCCGGTCGGTATTCCGTCGACGCTCGCGCGTCGTCGCCCGGACGTGCGCGAAGCGGAGGCCAGACTGCATGCGGCGACCGCGCAAATTGGCGTGTCGGTGGCGCAGCTCTTCCCGAGCCTGTCGCTCTCCGGTCAGTTTGGCATGCGCAACAGCGAAACCGACTACCTCACCGACTGGAGCAGCCACTTTTACAGCTTCGGCCCGCAGGTCTCTATTCCCATCTTCCAGGGCGGGCGGCTGGTCTCCAGCGTGAAGCTCGCGCGGGCGGAGCAGGGCGCGGCGGCGTTGCAGTATCGCCAGACGGTGCTGACGGCGTTAAGCGATGTGGAAAACGCGCTGGTGAGCTATCGCACCGACCAGCAGCGCGAGGCGGGGCTTGAGAAAACCCTCGATGCGCTGCAAACCTCGTTCGATCTGGCAAGCGACAGCTATCGTAAAGGCATCGCCACCTTCATCGATGTGCTCGACGCCCAGCGCCAGCTGGCGCAGGCCGAGCAGCAGCGCGCGCAGGCGCGGGTGCAGAGCAGCCTCGATCTCGTCGCGCTCTACAAAGCGCTGGGCGGCGGCTGGGAGCCGTATCAGAACGTGCGGCTGCCGGATTACGACGTCTTCGGGCCCGCGCCGCGCGGCTAGAGCCAGATCACCGGCAATAAAAAACCCCGCGAGCAGCGATGCGCGCGGGGTTTTTTTACGTCTTGTGGCAGATTAGTTCAGACGCACCGGCATACCGGAACGGTTCTGCACCGCCTGCTCCACGACGTTCTGATCGACGTCGCTCTGGCTGGTCACTGCGGTCACCGCTTTGGTCAGCGCGATCGGCACGATTTCGTTGTTGTTAATCTGGTCTTCGCTGGTCGAGAGCGGGTTATGCACCTCGATGTAGCGGCTGCCATCGGGCTCGGTAGTCGCTTTCACCGGCTCGCTGACGAATTGCACGCGGGTGCCGACCGGGACGTTCTGGAACAGGAACTTAATGTCCTCGTTACGCAGACGCACGCAGCCGTGGCTTACGCGCAGGCCGATACCGAAGTTGGCGTTGGTGCCGTGAATGGCGTAAAGACGACCGATGTAAAGTGCGTACAGGCCCATCGGGTTATCCGGGCCTGCCGGTACGACAGGCGGCAGCGGCTCGCCTGCGGCGGCGTACTCCGCGTGCATTTTGGCTGTCGGCGTCCAGGTCGGGCCCGCTTTTTTACGTTCTACCTTGGTCACCCAGTTGATCGGCGTGTCTTTACCGAGCTGGCCGATACCGATCGGCAGCACGATCACCGTGTTGGTGCCTTTCGGGTAGTAGTAAAGGCGCATCTCGGCGCTGTTGATCACAATGCCTTCATGCGGGGTGTCAGGCAGGATCAGCTGCTGCGGAATATTCAGGATGGTGCCGCCTTTCGGCAGGTACGGGTCGACGCCCGGGTTGGCTTCCAGCATGTTGGACAGCCCCATCTGATACTGCGCGGCGAAATCTTCCAGCGGCAGGTTATTACCTTCCGGGATCGTCACGACCTGGTTTTCACCCACCAGACGGCTACCGTCGGTCGGCA
This window contains:
- the rhtA gene encoding threonine/homoserine exporter RhtA, with translation MPTLSRKTPLWLPVVVLIIAMTSIQSGASLAKSLFPLVGAPGVTALRLALGTLILAVVFKPWRLRFTRSQRMPLLVYGLALGAMNYLFYLSIRTVPLGIAVALEFTGPLAVALFGSRRPVDFLWVILAVLGLWFLLPLGQDVTHVDPFGAACALGAGACWAVYIIAGQKAGAEHGPATVALGSFIAAIVFVPIGAIAAGEALWHWSVLPLGLGIAVLSTALPYSLEMTALTRLPTRTFGTLMSMEPALAAFSGMLFLGETLSLVQWLALLSIIIASIGSTLTLRRETQLKSLDID
- the ompX gene encoding outer membrane protein OmpX; the protein is MKKIACLSALACVLAVSAGSAVAGTATVTGGYAQSDAQGVMNKMNGFNLKYRYEFDDTNPLGVISSFTYTEKDRTEDGIYNKGQYYGITAGPAYRLNDWASIYGVVGVGYGKAQATADGDKADTSDYGFSYGAGLQFNPVQDVALDFSYEQSRIRNTDVGTWIAGVGYRF
- a CDS encoding phosphoethanolamine transferase gives rise to the protein MNLTLKNTLAARGIALDPWIGFYFLQSLLINVALGYEFSLLYAVAFCCVLLLLWKSAPRVQKVLLAVCTLVAGLYFPFGQTYGAPNFNTLLALHATNMEESTELLTIFPWYSYLVSLFIFTLGIIALRRTPAAARRWQPFDSLCLAISIVSFFVTPVQNQLYGGVFALKDSGYPVFRFVKDVVVNNHEVLDEQQRMEALSKIKDSWNVLAVAPKYHTYVVVIGESVRRDAVGAFGGHWDNSPFASRVNGYLFTDYIAASGSTQKSLGLTLNRVVDNQPQYQDNFVTLANRAGFQTWWFSNQGQIGEYDTAIASIARRADEVQFLKSGDFEADKNTRDEALLKMTAQVLATQRPQPQLIVLHLMGSHPQACDRTQGKYETFVQSKETSCYLYSIRQTDDLLSQLYQQLQNSGQSFSLVYFSDHGLAFKERGKAVQYLAHDDKFQQNFQVPFMVLSSDDKSHRVIKARRSANDFLSFFAQWTGIKVKEIAPKYKFVSGQKAGPVYVTNFKLNKVSYDHLGSDLFETRTR
- the mntS gene encoding manganase accumulation protein MntS; translation: MNEVMRCMRVFTHSPFQVRLRLLNMLCDMFNPKPQPGQDEHGQK
- the mntR gene encoding manganese-binding transcriptional regulator MntR — encoded protein: MSRQAGKQSSMKVTQLVNVEEHVEGFRQVREAHRRELIDDYVELISDLIREVGEARQVDMAARLGVSQPTVAKMLKRLATVGLIEQIPWRGVFLTPEGEKLAQQSRERHQIVENFLLALGVNPDTARRDAEGMEHHVSEETLAVFRRFSQQNGFE
- a CDS encoding anion transporter, which codes for MLRRLARPFLHDRFFQLLLITGAILCFFVPFAPREWPQAVDWRTIITLAGLMMLTKGVELSGYFDVLGRRLVRRFTTERSLALFLVCAAALLSTFLTNDVALFIVVPLTLTLKKLCAIPVNRLIIFEALAVNAGSLLTPIGNPQNILLWGRSGLAFGEFIVHMAPLALALMASLLVLCWFCFPAKALHYQSHDKAHDWQPRLVWCCLALYIVFLTALELEFALWGLALVAAGFLLLARRVLISIDWSLLLVFVAMFIDVHLLTQLPALTASLHHVAQLPPAGLYALGIGLSQFISNVPATILLLNYVPPTTLLAWAVNIGGFGLLPGSLANLIALRMAADRRIWWRFHLYSLPLLIWSAVVGYALLWGLFLR
- a CDS encoding HlyD family secretion protein, coding for MAENHNNNADEEKRQEQGDDTSKGKDNGKAQGETRKRPGKKPLIILGVVVIIMVIGALIWWLMTRNLETTDDAFIEGDAVTVAPKVAGYVTELRVKDNQRVKKGDLLVVIDPRDATAQRDQARAQLSLAQSQLHQAQAQLALARVQYPAQRDQAKAQVLRAEAELANARAEYQRQRGVDPRATSKQNIDAASAQLRSAEAGLANAKAQLEVAEQVQLQIRQQETNVEARESQVAQARAQLQTAELNLSYTEVRAPFDGFVTKRNVQNGTLVQAGSALFSLVSPEIWVVANFKESQLERMRPGDKVAVSVDAFPDLELEGHVESIQQGSGSRFSAFPAENATGNFVKIVQRVPVKIVIDKGLEHWDQPLPLGLSVEPEVTVE
- a CDS encoding DHA2 family efflux MFS transporter permease subunit, producing the protein MSEQAHSGWRPASNPWSVAIVVTIAVFMEILDTTIVNVALPHIAGSLSSSYSESTWVLTSYLVANGIVLPLSAFFSRLFGRKQFFLICIVMFTVCSFLCGIATELWQIILFRILQGFFGGGLQPTQQSVLLDYFKPEDRGKAFGLSSIAIIVAPVLGPTLGGWITDNYSWRWVFFINIPVGIVCVLAVYQLLEDPPWEKKSEEKIPVDWTGIGLIALGLGCLQVMLDRGEDEDWFASDFIRTFAVLTFIGIIGAIYWLIYTRRPVVDLHCVRDKNFAVSSVLMAGMALILYGSSVVIPQLAQQDLGYTATWSGLILSPGAVLIVFTIPIVLKLMPLVQTRWIIAFGFLCLGVSFFWSRNLVPNVDFETLVLMRSAQSIGLGFLFVPLTTIAFITIPQRLNADAAALFTMFRNVAGSIGISLSTAAITERAQVQSAHLSTHMTPFDEQFQQAVRSGAEAVRNFTAQLGDPTGIATGQLYKTMIAQSRILAYVDVFTMLSVVAILLIPFCLLLSPIKSEGSAGAH
- a CDS encoding efflux transporter outer membrane subunit, with translation MYGRVTFPLSLTALALLLAGCAVGPDYRAPEPVTPGAFGETARQNAPDVASKARSTAPDPRWWRTFNSPQLDSLIERAIAGNLSLQQTVLRIAGAREQINQAGGAFFPAVNGNVRATRQQLGLEGELKSHDVYGQLDAVDPQISSALGPLTQPINLYQGSFDAQWEIDLWGKVRRQVEAADAQQKAAIEQRNDALVSLEAEVARAWLQLRGAQSILATMNEQIASAQQTLELTESRQRSGLSPQLDVENARAQLGTLQAQLPQYQAQERQAMNGLAVLLGKPPGALDAELRAAQPLPNLPEIVPVGIPSTLARRRPDVREAEARLHAATAQIGVSVAQLFPSLSLSGQFGMRNSETDYLTDWSSHFYSFGPQVSIPIFQGGRLVSSVKLARAEQGAAALQYRQTVLTALSDVENALVSYRTDQQREAGLEKTLDALQTSFDLASDSYRKGIATFIDVLDAQRQLAQAEQQRAQARVQSSLDLVALYKALGGGWEPYQNVRLPDYDVFGPAPRG
- the ldtB gene encoding L,D-transpeptidase, giving the protein MKMKLRTLLVAAFAVVGFCNTASAVTYPLPTDGSRLVGENQVVTIPEGNNLPLEDFAAQYQMGLSNMLEANPGVDPYLPKGGTILNIPQQLILPDTPHEGIVINSAEMRLYYYPKGTNTVIVLPIGIGQLGKDTPINWVTKVERKKAGPTWTPTAKMHAEYAAAGEPLPPVVPAGPDNPMGLYALYIGRLYAIHGTNANFGIGLRVSHGCVRLRNEDIKFLFQNVPVGTRVQFVSEPVKATTEPDGSRYIEVHNPLSTSEDQINNNEIVPIALTKAVTAVTSQSDVDQNVVEQAVQNRSGMPVRLN